A region of the Deinococcus budaensis genome:
CAGCGGCCCTTACGAGGACGGCTGGCTGTTCAAGCTCGACGTGACCGAGGAAAGCGGCGACCTGATGGACGCCGGGGCGTACGCGGCCGCCAACACCTGAGCCGTGGTCGGCCCCCAGCGGTCAGCTGTTCAGCCCCTGGCGCTGAAGGCCGGCCGCTGAAGCCTGATCTCTTCTTTCCCCAAGGAGAACCCATGCGATCCCCCCAGTCCCGTCCCCTCCGTGAACTGCTCCAGACCGACGATTTCACCCGCCGCCACATCGGCCCCTCGGAGGCGGAACAGGCCGAGATGCTCGCGGCGCTGAATGTGACCACCCTGGACCAACTGACCGAAAGCACCCTGCCCGAGAGCATCCGTTTCGGGGGCGAACTTAACGTGGGTGGCCCCGTCACCGAGGCGCAGGCGCTCGCGGACCTGAAGGCCGCCGCGCAGAAAAACCGGGTCTTCCGTTCCTATATCGGCATGGGGTACCACGGAACCCTGACGCCCAACGTCGTCCTGCGGAACATGCTGGAAAACCCCGGCTGGTACACCGCCTACACGCCCTACCAGGCCGAGATCTCCCAGGGCCGCCTGGAGATGCTGCTGAACTTCCAGCAGACCGTGATGGATCTGACCGGGATGCCCGTGTCCAACGCTTCTTTGCTCGACGAGGCGACCGCCGCCGCCGAGGCGATGACGCTGGCCAAGCGCCAGGCCAAGAGCAAGGGCAACGTCTTTTACGTGGCCGACGACGTGCATCCGCAGACGCTGGACGTGGTCCGCACCCGCGCCGAGTACTTCGGGTACGAGGTCGTCACGGGCGCCGCGAATGGGGAGCTGCCGGAAGGCACCTTCGCCGCGCTGGTGCAGTCGCCCGGCACCCACGGCGACCTGCACGACCTCTCGCCGGTGGCGGAGCGGGTCCACGCCGGGCAGGGCGCCCTGATCGTGGCGACCGACCTGTTGGCCTGCGCCCTGGTGACCCCCCCCGGCGAGCAGGGCGCCGATATCGTGATCGGCAGCGCCCAGCGCTTCGGCGTGCCGATGGGCTTCGGCGGGCCGCACGCGGCGTTCCTGGCCTGCCGCAGCGAGTACCAGCGCTCCATGCCGGGCCGCGTCATCGGCGTGAGCAAGGACGGGCGCGGCAAGACGGCCCTGCGCATGGCGATGCAGACCCGTGAGCAACACATCCGCCGCGAGAAGGCGACCTCCAACATCTGCACCGCGCAGGCGCTGCTGGCGAACATGGCCGCCGCCTACGCCGTGTACCACGGGCCAGAGGGCATCCGGACGATTGCCGAGCGGGTTCACCGGCTGACCGGGATTCTGGCGAAGGGGCTGGCGGATGGTGGCTATCCGCTCAACGAAACTTTCTTCGACACGCTGAGCTTTAAGGCAGATGTGGCATTCATTCAGAAGCGTGCCGAAGCCAGGGGCATCAACTTTCGATACGAAGGCGCAGGATACCTTCCGGACCGCATAGGTATTAGCCTGGATGAGACGACGACTCTTCAGGACGTGGCCGACATCCTTCAGGTGATCACCGGGCAGCAAGTCGATGTGCTCGCCCTCGACGCCGATGCGGTCGGCGGCATCCCCGCCGAGCTGGGGCGCACTTCCGAATACCTCACCCACCCCGTCTTCAACACGCACCACTCCGAGCACGCCATGCTGCGCTACCTCAAGGCGCTGGAGAACAAGGACTACAGCCTCGTCCACGGCATGATCCCGCTGGGCAGCTGCACCATGAAGCTCAATGCCACCGCCGAGATGATTCCGGTCACCTGGCCCGAGTTCGGCGGGCTGCATCCCTTCGCGCCCGCCGATCAGACCGAGGGCTACGCGCAGATGCTCGGGGAGCTGGAAGCGTGGCTGGCCGACATCACCGGGTACGACGCGGTTTCCTTGCAGCCCAACAGCGGGGCGCAGGGCGAATACGCGGGCCTGCTCGCCATTCGCAAGTACCACGAGAGCCGGAATGAAGCGCACCGCAGCGTCTGCCTGATTCCGGCCAGCGCGCACGGCACCAACCCCGCCAGCGCCGCCATGCTGGGCATGCAGGTCGTGGTGGTGAAGACCGACGAGAGCGGCAACATCGACCTGAACGACCTGCGGGCGAAGGCCGAGGCGCACTCGGCCAACCTGGGCGCCCTGATGATCACGTACCCCAGCACCCACGGCGTGTACGAGGAACACGTCACCGAGGTCTGCGAGGTTATCCACGCGCACGGCGGACAGGTGTATCTCGACGGCGCCAACATGAACGCGATGGTGGGCCTCGCCAAGCCCGGATTGATCGGCTCGGACGTGTCGCACCTCAACCTGCACAAGACCTTCGCCATCCCCCACGGCGGCGGCGGGCCGGGCATGGGGCCGATCGGGGTCAAGGCGCACCTCGCGCCCTTCTTGCCCAACCACGAGGTTCGCCCGGTCAGCGAGAGCCGCACCGGGGCCGTCAGCGCCGCGCCCTACGGCAGCGCGAGCATCCTGCCCATCAGCTACCTGTATATCCGGCTGCTGGGGCCTGCCGGGCTGAAAAAGGCCACCCAGGTCGCCCTGCTGAACGCCAACTACATCGCCCGCCAGCTCGGCGGCGCGTACCCCGTGCTGTACACCGGCCGTCACGAGCGGGTGGCGCACGAGTGCATCCTCGACATCCGGCCCCTCAAGCAGGCTTCGGGCATCACCGAGGAAGACATCGCCAAGCGGCTGATGGACTACGGCTTCCACGCCCCCACCATGAGCTTTCCGGTGCCCGGCACCCTGATGATCGAGCCGACCGAGAGCGAGCCGAAAGCCGAACTCGACCGCTTTGTGGAAGCGATGCTGGAGATCCGCCGCGAGATTCAGGAGGTGCAAGACGGCCTGCTGAAAGCCGAGGACAGCCCGCTGCGGCACGCGCCGCACACCCAGGACGACCTGATGGCGGAAGAGTGGAACCGCGCCTACAGCCGCGAGACGGCCGCTTTCCCCACCCGCGCCCAGCGGACCTGGAAGTACTGGCCCGCCGTGAACCGGGTGGACAACGTGTATGGCGACCGCAACTTCGTGTGCGCGTGCCCGCCGGTGGAGGAGTACGCGGAAGCGTAGACGCCACACGCTGACGGGGCGGACCCAGAGCAGCTCCAGAAGAGGCACAGATGTGGCTCGTTGCCCCGGGCTGCGACACCTCGTTGGGTGGGTCTTGCGCCACCACACGGCCGAACCTGCCCTTCCCCGCTTCTACTCCTCGTCCGGCTCCGTCCTGAGGCCCAGCGCCTGGCGGACGAGCAGGGCCGCCAAACCCAGCCCCAGCAGATGCCCCAGCGGGTGCTGCCCGGCCAGGGCAAAGGCCAGGTCGGCGGCCAGCAGCAGCCCGGCCAGTCCCACGCCGATCAGGGGTACGCGGCTCTGGTGCGGGGTGGCGTACATGGGGGTGCGGGGGTGGGGGTCGGTCATCGCGTCGCGGGCTTCCGCGTAGCGGATCAGGGTCAGCACCCCGTACACCAGCAGCAGTCCGGCCAGCAAGATCAGCGCCAGCCCCGGATAGCGCCCGGCGCCCGCGTAGTCCAGCGCCCCCAGCGCGAAATGCCACAGCGAGGTCAGCAGGGCCAGCAGCGCCAGGCCCAGCGTGGCGGGCGTGCTGTACGTCGGGGGCGCACCAAGCGGAGGCATAGGGAACACGCCCACGGTACCCCTTCTCGCGGGCCGCAACCGTGGGAACCAGACCGGGGTTCCAGCAGGCGGCGCAGCTGGCCACCGCGCCAACCTGCGCCCAGCGCGGTCCGGGCGACCACCCGCAAAAAACCACGTCACAGACGCTCTTTCCAGGACTTGGCACCAGGGGCCGGGGAGGCGTACACTGGCGCTCTACCGTTGCGCCCGGCAACGCGGGCAGGGGGTGAGGACCAACGTGGGAACCAAGGAGGATGTGCGTGCGCGCCTGAATATCGCGGACGTGGTGGGCGAACACGTGCGCCTCTCCCCCGCCGGCAAGGGCCGCCTCAAGGGCCTGTGCCCCTTTCACAAGGAGAAGAGTCCGTCCTTTCAGGTGGACACCGAGCAGGGCTATTTCTACTGCTTCGGCTGCAAGGCGGGCGGCGACGTGTTCAGTTTCGTGCAGCGCGTCGAGAACCTCAGCTTTGGGGACGCCTTGCGCCAGCTCGCGGACAAGGCGGGCGTGCAGGTCGAGGCCAAGTACGGCGAACGCAGCAGCCGCGACCTCTACGACGTGAACGCCTTCGCGCTGACGTATTTCCGCGAGCACCTGCCCGGCCCCGCCCTGGACTACCTGCGGCGCCGGGGCCTCAGCGACGCGACCACCGAAGCCTTTGAACTGGGCTACGCGCCCGAGGGCTGGGACGGCCTGCTCAAACGCGCCCGCGCCCGCAACCTCACCGAACGGCAGCTGCTGGAAGCCGGGCTGCTGATCGAGAACCCCGAGTCGGGCCGGGTCTACGACCGCTTCCGGGGACGGGTAATGTTCCCGATCCGCGACCACCTGGGCCGCCTGGTGGGCTTCGGGGGCCGGGTGCTGGACGACAGCAAACCCAAGTACCTCAACACGCCGGAAACCGAGGCCTTCAAGAAGGGCGAACTGCTGTACGGGCTGGACAAGGCGCGCGGCAGCCTGGGCGGCGGCAGCGAGCTGATCGTGGTCGAGGGCTACATGGACGTGATCACCATGCACCAGCACGGGTTCACCGGCGCGGTGGCGAGCCTGGGCACGGCGCTGACCGCCGAGCACGCGACCCTGCTCGAACGCCTGGGGGTCACCCGGCTGGCGCTGATGTTCGACAACGACGAGGCGGGGCGCAGGGCCACCCTGACCGGCCTCGATCAGGTGATCGGCAGCCGCTTCGAGGTGACGGCCCACACCCTCGCCGGGGGCAAGGACGCCGCCGACG
Encoded here:
- the gcvP gene encoding aminomethyl-transferring glycine dehydrogenase, coding for MRSPQSRPLRELLQTDDFTRRHIGPSEAEQAEMLAALNVTTLDQLTESTLPESIRFGGELNVGGPVTEAQALADLKAAAQKNRVFRSYIGMGYHGTLTPNVVLRNMLENPGWYTAYTPYQAEISQGRLEMLLNFQQTVMDLTGMPVSNASLLDEATAAAEAMTLAKRQAKSKGNVFYVADDVHPQTLDVVRTRAEYFGYEVVTGAANGELPEGTFAALVQSPGTHGDLHDLSPVAERVHAGQGALIVATDLLACALVTPPGEQGADIVIGSAQRFGVPMGFGGPHAAFLACRSEYQRSMPGRVIGVSKDGRGKTALRMAMQTREQHIRREKATSNICTAQALLANMAAAYAVYHGPEGIRTIAERVHRLTGILAKGLADGGYPLNETFFDTLSFKADVAFIQKRAEARGINFRYEGAGYLPDRIGISLDETTTLQDVADILQVITGQQVDVLALDADAVGGIPAELGRTSEYLTHPVFNTHHSEHAMLRYLKALENKDYSLVHGMIPLGSCTMKLNATAEMIPVTWPEFGGLHPFAPADQTEGYAQMLGELEAWLADITGYDAVSLQPNSGAQGEYAGLLAIRKYHESRNEAHRSVCLIPASAHGTNPASAAMLGMQVVVVKTDESGNIDLNDLRAKAEAHSANLGALMITYPSTHGVYEEHVTEVCEVIHAHGGQVYLDGANMNAMVGLAKPGLIGSDVSHLNLHKTFAIPHGGGGPGMGPIGVKAHLAPFLPNHEVRPVSESRTGAVSAAPYGSASILPISYLYIRLLGPAGLKKATQVALLNANYIARQLGGAYPVLYTGRHERVAHECILDIRPLKQASGITEEDIAKRLMDYGFHAPTMSFPVPGTLMIEPTESEPKAELDRFVEAMLEIRREIQEVQDGLLKAEDSPLRHAPHTQDDLMAEEWNRAYSRETAAFPTRAQRTWKYWPAVNRVDNVYGDRNFVCACPPVEEYAEA
- the dnaG gene encoding DNA primase, with the protein product MGTKEDVRARLNIADVVGEHVRLSPAGKGRLKGLCPFHKEKSPSFQVDTEQGYFYCFGCKAGGDVFSFVQRVENLSFGDALRQLADKAGVQVEAKYGERSSRDLYDVNAFALTYFREHLPGPALDYLRRRGLSDATTEAFELGYAPEGWDGLLKRARARNLTERQLLEAGLLIENPESGRVYDRFRGRVMFPIRDHLGRLVGFGGRVLDDSKPKYLNTPETEAFKKGELLYGLDKARGSLGGGSELIVVEGYMDVITMHQHGFTGAVASLGTALTAEHATLLERLGVTRLALMFDNDEAGRRATLTGLDQVIGSRFEVTAHTLAGGKDAADALLDLGPPAIEQALGTGLQEVEIRFQNAVAKYDPATPDGKRSILLELLPRMMVNESLDYTSSPALNLRRLVSQELDISEQRLREWLEGKAKRKSLSPTQLQGMSNSRGEEDRELALLRQLLVDPSLLAKLDGTTPWRNEAVRKVMLAAQGAQSPDDILEIFRGQPEEQLLIRLLFEGRDTGAISRDTNQLYEQRVGAYAAAAVDDIQAGLSIDSLRAEVDLLKQQLASAPPPEQLGYLKQIQELQRAIEAEKRARRASA